The Streptomyces sp. NBC_01439 genome contains the following window.
CCCGGCGCCACCGCCACCGCCGCGCCCACCCTGATGCTGTACCCGGGCGAGCCCGTCAAGGGCCGCTCCGTGCCGGCCGACCTGGTGTGGGAGGTCCGGCTCGCCAACAGCTCCGGATCCATCGCCAACAGCTACTTCGTCGACGCCGTCGGCGGCACCGGAATCCTCCACGTGCAGAGCAACATCCACGACGCCCTGAACCGCACGGTCTACGACATGGCCGGCTCCAAGACCATGCCCGCCCAGCCGATGATGACCGAGAGCAACCCGGACTACCAGGGCGTGGAGGACGCCCGCCGGGCCTGGTTCGCCATGGGCCACACGTACACGTACTACAAGGAGCGCTTCAACCGCGACAGTTACGACGGCCAGGGCGCCCCGCTGAAGATCATCGTGCGGAACGGGAACATCAACAAGAACGCCTACTGGAGCCCCGACCGCAAGGAGATGCTCTTCGCCGAGGACATGGTCGACCTCAGCGTCTCCGCCCACGAACTGACCCACGCGGTGGACTCGGCCTCCGCCAACCTCGTCTACCAGTACCAGTCCGGGGCGCTCAACGAGAGCTTCTCCGACATCTTCGGCAAGAGCGTCGACCGCTGGCAGGGCGGCAACAACTGGGAGATCGGCAGCAGCGAGATCGCCACGGGCGTCATCCGCGACATGGCCAACCCCGGCAAGTTCGGCCAGCCGGCCCACATGCGCGACTTCGAGGTCAAGTGCGGTGACGCCGGCGGGGTCCACCACAACTCCGGCATCCCGAACCGGGCCTACGTCACCGCGTACGAGAAGCTCGGCGTCAAGGCCGAATACATCTTCTACGAAGCGCTGACCAACTACCTCTTCCCCACGGCCACGTTCGCCGACGCCGTGAACGCCACCCAAGCGGCCGCCTGGGACCGGTACGGCAAGGAGAGCCCCGAGGCCGCGGCCGTCATCGAGGCCTGGAACTCCGTCGGCGTCACCAGCGAGACCGACGACCCGCGCGGCGCCAACTGCGTCTGCTCCGCCGGCTCCTCGCTGCGCACCGCCAAGCTGTCCGCCGACGGCCCGCAGGCCGCGCAGATCCGCGCCGCCCTCTACCTCGCCCAGGACCTGCTGCCCGAGGCCTCCCCGGCGGTCCGCTACTACGTCGACCTCTACAACCAGGACAACGGCCTGATCCAGCCCCTGATGGCGGAACACCCCGCCCTCAACGGCGAGTTCGCCATGGTGCTCCAGACCCTCACCCCGCTCCTGCTGGACGCCGCGAACGTCGACGGAGCCCCACAGGCGACCGTCACCGCCGAGCACATCGCCGCGGTGGACCGGCTCATGGACAACGTGATCGTCGCCGACCAGGGCCGCCCGGGCGGCGGAGCGCTCACCCACTCCATCGCGACGCAGTGGCGCGCCTCCGACTACCGCTCGATCGGCGGGCTCTCGGCCGACGACGCGATGGCCGCCATGGACGCCTCCGTCAAGGACCGGCTGTGACGGCCCGCTTCCCCTTCCTGCGGCTGCTGCTCACCGGATCGCTCCTGGTCCTGCTCGGCGCGCTGCCCACGACCACGGGCGGCGCCCCCGCCCGGGCCGCGGTCCCGCCCGCCGCAGGGGCCAAGGTCGCACCCGAGCTCGCCCGGAAGGTCGCGGGCGGCGGCCGCGCCGACTTCGTGGTGTTCCTGTCGGCCCGCGCCGATCTCGCGCGGGCCCGCGGGACCACCGACCACGGAGCACGCGTCGCCGCCGGCACGGAGGCCCTCAAGGGCGCCGCGCAGGACAGCCAGAAGGGCCCCTCCGCCGTGCTCCGCCGGGCCGGGATCCAGCACCAGGGGTTCTGGCTGGTCAATGTGATCGTGGTGGAGAGCGGGGACGAGAAGACCGTACGCACGCTCGCCGAGCAGCCCGAGGTACGGGAGATCCGCCAGGTGGCGCCCGTCCGGCTGCCCGAACCCCCGTCGGGGGCGAAGGCCACCGCCGACACCCCGGCCGCGCCGCCCGCCGGGTGGAACATCCCCGCCACGGGCGCCCCGCAGGCCTGGGAGCGCTTCGGAAC
Protein-coding sequences here:
- a CDS encoding M4 family metallopeptidase, whose product is MFSRSYAARLSLVVLRAVAPVAASSFLLLWALLEAAQAAGGRVGALAALPGASVQAAGVTLGAALGAPVEWSLAGGAGGQVHLASYVERWPWLLVGALLPVAVLTLLGRRAAAWADRLSISRHVAAASSASAFAALAGGLWVLLARSASEGLVRVWTPPLAATVVLLAWALPVALTAALTRRSAAPAGLPAGTRAARVRTARRRRAVVAGTLFASLLPLPAAVAAPGDPLPAGRPTGDDWKTRSDRSDRALGRLRGENPKSKVVSTRDTKRGTPTSVVLDAPVSGSAPQWLDRNAGLLGANRPSAALRAIRTEPQPGVSAATASRHQWYQQTVDGVPVRDARVGVHLDPSGSRVRMLSNGFRPDLTVASTRPGVTAKTAEAQARAALPGATATAAPTLMLYPGEPVKGRSVPADLVWEVRLANSSGSIANSYFVDAVGGTGILHVQSNIHDALNRTVYDMAGSKTMPAQPMMTESNPDYQGVEDARRAWFAMGHTYTYYKERFNRDSYDGQGAPLKIIVRNGNINKNAYWSPDRKEMLFAEDMVDLSVSAHELTHAVDSASANLVYQYQSGALNESFSDIFGKSVDRWQGGNNWEIGSSEIATGVIRDMANPGKFGQPAHMRDFEVKCGDAGGVHHNSGIPNRAYVTAYEKLGVKAEYIFYEALTNYLFPTATFADAVNATQAAAWDRYGKESPEAAAVIEAWNSVGVTSETDDPRGANCVCSAGSSLRTAKLSADGPQAAQIRAALYLAQDLLPEASPAVRYYVDLYNQDNGLIQPLMAEHPALNGEFAMVLQTLTPLLLDAANVDGAPQATVTAEHIAAVDRLMDNVIVADQGRPGGGALTHSIATQWRASDYRSIGGLSADDAMAAMDASVKDRL